In Brassica napus cultivar Da-Ae chromosome C2, Da-Ae, whole genome shotgun sequence, the sequence CGTGAAAACCTCCCTCTTCTATACCATGGTCCGGGAGAATTGCTTGACACAACCAGTACTATCTGGTGCAAATTTTTAAGTGATCTCTCCCTCGTCATCCCGTCGATTCTTGCAGAAGGATGGGTTCATGATTGGCCGACATACCGCGCCATTCCCGATCATTTTAAGGAACGATGGTTTCTTCAACTCGCTGTAAGAACAGTTTGTCCACTTAAAATGGCAGCATAGCGTCGCtgagttatttttatattgtgttcTTAACAGTTTTTGTAATCTTTTATGTTCTAACGCAAAAACACGCGGGATCGAAGGCATAATTCGACACTTTGGACACATTTTAATCTTGTGGCCAGAACGCTATTTCGTTGCGACAAGCCTCCGTGGATGTTAACAAGAGTTTGGCGTGATCTCGTCCACATGTTTGAAGAGTTTGGTCCTGACAATTTTGGTTTCTGAAAGTGATGCCTTGTCTGTACTTTGAATCTGATAATTTCGGTTCTTGGATGTAAACATGTCGaattcaaatttcttttatattaagTACTATAACTCAACCATAATGTGAATATAATTCAGTCATATCTGTTAAAATAACTCAGCTAGAACGTATAAGGTAACTCAGCTGTAAatgttaattaaacataaacccAACCACAAGTGACTGAAACTCAGCAGTTATTAAACTAATGATAATTCAGCCATAGTAAAACGTAGCCAAAACCCAGCTGTGAatgttaatataatacatttctAACGGGACGTTTCCGCTTGCTTGATTGGACTGAGTTGTCGATTAATTATGGCGCGTGTGGAAAATTCGGTTCAAACATAATATCGAGGCTAATTATTAAGAGTTTGAAATACACGGCTGCCACGCATGTGTCAAGGGATTTACAATATCgagacatttaaatattattatatttaataaaaaggaaataagtAAACGACGCCGTTTCATCTTGTTGTCTTCTTACTCACCCTAATTCCATTTTGTTTCTGAAATTGTTTTAATAATCAAAATGTCTTCTTCATCATGCGTTTCAGGAAATTCTTACAGACGGCGTTTGAACGCGGAAAGAGGAACGCCGAAACAATGTTGGTGTGGTGAACCCTGTTACATTTCTACATCTGGAACCGCTACAAATCGAGGAAGATTGTACTATTGCTGCGGAAAAGGATATAATAAGGTTCGTCTTGGTTCTTATTTCGCATGTTCTGTAACGTAATACTTAGATCTGGTTATATTGTGAAAACAGAGACATTTATTCAAATGGGCGGATGAGTGTTTGGTGGAAGAGGTTGAGGATATAATGTCATTGAAAAGTAGCATGAACAAAGACATCTCGGAATTCAGACTTAACGTTGATCGGTtggagaaagagattgaagtaatgaAGACGGCGTCTGAGGGAAAATGAGAAGAATGTATGAGTCAGGGTCGCTGTTTGAGGAATGTGGTTGTTTGTGGGGTTGGAATGTTGTTACTTTGCTACTACTACTTCTTTGTTTAGTAATGTTTTGTACATATAAGTCAGCCTATGTTTTATGTAACTCAGACTTAACGTATTACAGTAACTCAGCCGTCAAGTAATCGGAACGTTTCCGAAACGCAGCCATAATAAAACATAGACAAAACTCAGCCAAAACGTATAAGGTAACTCAGTCACAACTTTAAGCTAACTCAGCCAAAACGTATAAGGTAACTCAGTCACAACTTTAAGCTAACTCAGCCAAAACTTATAAAGTAACTCACTCACAACTTTAAGCTAACTCAACCAAAACGTATAAAGTAACTCAGTCACCCGCTTTCATTATTAAAGGAAGGTTACCACTTGCTTGATTGGACTGAGTTGTCGATTAATGGTGGCGAGTGTGGAAAATATCGATGTCTTTATAATATCAAGACGATTAATACTTTAACTCCGCCAACAATATGAGAATATCAAGGCTAATTATTACTCCCTCCGCTTGCTTGATTGGACTAAGTATTTAATTGACGTTTTACATGTCTGCACGTAAATTAAGAAATCTGAACGTTTTGCAATGCACGTAAATTAACCTCTTTTCATTAGTGTTTAATGCCTAACATGACTTCATGTTATGTGACCAAAAGTCAGcctaattaaactaatgataaTTCAGccataattaaacataaaccgAGCCATAATTCAACTATAAATCAGgcaaaagaaacaataaatcAGCCGTCATAAAACAATAACTCAGTCATAATTAATAACGTTGTTAATAACTATGCATGATGTGTTGTTGATGTTTGCATGATGTGTGTGCTTGAAAACAATAAATCAGCCGTGATAAAACagtaactcagccgtaattaaactataaatcagccaaaaataaacaataactaAGCATTCATTACATTAATTTGTAGTCAGACATACATAATGGCATAGCAAAGAACTTAAAAAGATAAGATTCCGATAGATTACATCTTCACCACTTCCTTGTGTCCCTAATAACGCTTATCGGTTCAAAATCACGTAAGAACATGCCaatctctttgatccagaaataGCGTTCACACATGTTGTCATCCTTAGTCATATCAATGTGCCACAAGCAGAGACACTGTCGCTCCTATGTGTTGCACATTGGCCACTGTAGAACGACGGAACATAAGCTGAAACGAACACGGCCCTATTTTGGCGGAACTCGTCAGAATGCCACAAACCCCATCCTCATTTCACAGATCGCACTAGTTTCCCTATCCTCTGAACTGATTCTCTTGGAATACCAGCAAAATACTGCCCATCACAACAAAAGATTGTTCGAGTCATTGTGTGTGTATACACAGCACGCTCATATCATGCATCTGCTGCACGCTTCATGAGAtaaatctcttcttctttaaGGCCGAATGAGAAGAAGATTTCAACAACGAAGAAGGCATATTGAGTCCCCAGGGAACGGATAACACATCGTAAAAATGGTATACACCACGCCGCTCTGCTAACGCCTTCATCGACTTGGACGATGCTTTGAGGCCATAGAGATCTTGGAAGGAATTACGGGCCACACGTTCAACCACCAACGCCTGAATTTCTTCAGGCAATTCAAGAAGagggaaatattccatttacTGTGAAATTGATTTAGTGAGAGTTGAACATATAATTGTTCGAGAAGTGCTTTATTTCTTGACAGTAAAACGGTTTTCATATCGCGACGTTTCTTATTGTGGGCGGAAAGTTATTCCATAACCCATCCGTAATACAAATTCATTCAATAAATCAGccgtttgaaaacaaaaacccaaccgtaatacaaaaacattaaaatcccTAATCCAGCCGTAATACATttacatgaaaacaaaaacacagctgtaatacaaaaacatgaaaatccctaCAACACTTGCTTACATCGGACAAGTTTTCGCATTATGTCCACTCTATCTACATCGAGAACATGTGTGTTCTTTCCTAGGACGTTTGTTTTGAAGTGCAACTTCTAAAGCAGATTTCATCCTATTTTTCTTAGGTCTTCCTGGCTGTTGAAGAATAGACGGGGGCAAGCACGGTTGGTTAGCCACGATTTCTGGAACAGGTTGCGTTGAGTCAGCCGGCATGACCGATTCAGCGTATGCGCTCACCAAATATGCACTGTTATAGTAAGGACTGCACATGGATATACAACAAACATTGTTGTACTCCGCAGCTGCAATTGCGTGTACACATGGTAATTTCTCGCGTTCGAAACGCCGACATGTGCATTTTTGCTCTACCAAGTTAACAACATTCAAAGACTCGCTAGAAGATCCATATTTAACTTCAGTGTGATGATCATCAATCCTTTGTACCGTCACATCTCTGGCGGCAGTTACACGACcctattaacaaaaaaagaataaatatgaaaCGACTGACTTATTACATAGTACGGCTGATTTAAGAACTACAAAGGCTGACTTaagaattttatgaattttaaagacAGACTTATTTTTACTGTTACGACTGACTTACATGTAGTAGTTTCTCGACACCACGCGTAAGCGTCGTTGGCTGCGATCTGGCATCCTCTCTCCGTTCAGCAAACCATCTGGTCATCATAACCCGTATCGATTCTAATATTCGAACAATGTTTAGACCTCTAGCATTCGACAATGCTCTGTTCATTGATTCCGCTATGTTTGTAGTCATCAAATTATACCTCTCGCCCGGGAAATGAACACGCGTCCACAGTCGGACATCAGCTCTTTGGAGATAGCCGTGGAGTGCAGGATTAATCGCTTCAATCTCCTCGAAAATCGCAGTAAAGTCAGACATCCTAAAACATCTCGCCGCTTTTTTCACCAGACGGAATGCATCTTTTCCTTTGTACCGTCCCAGTATGTTCTTATATAAATGGTGGGGGCATATTCCCCGAGCAACTAACGGATACACATTTCTAATTGCTTTCCCTATAGAGTTATGCATATCCGAGATTATCGCAAGACCCTCGTCGTCAGGAATCAGAAGTTTTAGTTGCGTAAAAAACCAATACCACGAATCATCATTTTCTGTGTCAACCACTGCGAAGGCTattgaaaaaatctgaaagttaCCGTCCTGGGCTAGTTCTGTGAGTAGCGTCCATTTGTATTTACTATTGATAAACGTACCGTCGACTACAATAACTTTGCGCATGAAAGGAAACCCATTTACGCTCGCACCAAAGGCAAGAAACACATACATGAATCTTCCAAGCTCATCGATTTGAAGACGCGTAACTATACTCGGATTTGCCCTTCCTATCATGTATAAGTAAGAAGGCAAGCTTTCAAACCCACACTCAAGTGTTCCCTCGTCGATTTCCCTTGCAAATTTCAGCGTCCGGTGTGATTTCCAATAATCCATCTGTTCACATGAAAAAATGATCCTCATAACTCAGCCGCAACAAATAATTAAGACAGCCACAACGTAAAAATAACTCAACCAAATCTTTACTATAACCCAGCCGCATCTAACATTATAGTAACCCAGCCGCATTGTATGAATATGTCAGCCGCTACATTTGATATTACTCAGCTGTATCGTTAAAATAACTTAGCCACAAAAAAGTAATTACTTTTATACCAGACTGCTTAGTGATAGCTACTCTGGCGCTCATAGGGCGAACGGCCGGACCAACGTCGCCGAGAAAGTTCTTGTACAACTCTCCTAAAATATCTGGTGTTGCTTGTCGAGATCGATTAGAACGCTCTGTGCAGGAACATGTATGCTTCGAATCGTAAATACAAACATTAAATGTCGGGGATTCTCCTTGGGTAGAAGCACGAACTCTCCGGAGACATCCATCAACCCAACACTTAACAACGTATGATGTCGGGGTTAATGTTTctacatcaaaatcaaattgatGCCTCACTGTAAGAAGTTTCAGTCGTCTCTCCAAATCGTCTTTACTCTCGTATCGTTGACCTACCGCAATGTCTGTCGAAGACATCTCCAACCTTAAAACCTCCATATTCCCATTAGATCCGCTCATCGAGAAGTTCTGATATCTCTTCTTGGGAGGTAGCGTTGGTGAATCTTCGTCTTCTGTAGGAGACTCACTGAATCGTCGAACATATCAAATCGgctttcaaattcatcatcttcttcgttttcttcgcctatttcatcttctccgacTACGTCGTGTTTTCCTCCTTCCGCATTACTAGAGCAGTCATTCTCATTGTCCTCTTGTTCCTTCTCCAAACTGCAACCATCGTAACTCCCacagtgtgggaaccgaaattcgcactgtcgatttccgtttaaataaggaaactaggaaaaccctaatttcccagaggtcccggatatctgctaataccacacgccaagcaatcagaacacgaaacgagaacagtaatgaaataagaaatcgaaaaagagagcaagatagttcttattccgaatctgcgtttgagcgtttacaacaaggtaagtgcctggactacgagagctgtcggcgagattccaaGTTCTAAAACCGTAAGatggcaaaaacctaattgagtcgcagctcgaataacaaaaacggaaaattgcctaaaattgctataagtgctaagtttgctgtgaaaagtcCTCCCTCAtgcctctcacctaggactccttatacactggctccaaggtcggtttacgcttttccccttctgcccttaagccgatatagcataaaaatggagatattccattttttccgatcttcgtaattatcttcaaaatttcgtatttatccgcggaaacttgacatttatctttctttgcgaaccaagcgtaagccatcatgcggcttacgggctgttggttaagaaatcgtaagttgggcttcgagtcatgtcttaggtccctttgggccgtcttccgactcgaagcgtttattacggcttctttcgataaagaacgaactttctgcggtttttacggtaaagtttgatcaataacttagaatggcgagGAATCGTGATAtgggtttgctacggtcttcgggagatagcatcgaagggtagacgagaacgcatggactaatgtcgtatcgatgttttggaagagctcggtcgctacatagcgactgaactttggttcgagctcggtcgctatgtagcgaccgagctttggctcgagctcggtctcggtcgctacgtagcgaccgagcggaacatgtgttcggttgctgcgtagcgaccctcttCGAGCTCCTGTCCGATGACTCGTGCTTCTTctgcaaagcttttcgtaaagaagaatctatttcgaagaaatatttgtcgaagaaggtttctacgttttcttcttcggggattttgacgttaacttcgttacaaccgttttcgaccccaacagttagccccccagctcgttagagtcgaCACTCTTGCGGGCAGTTTGACGATTTCGGCGAAGTTAGGCGTATTGAACGAAGTTTACTTCAAACTCAGCGGAAGAGAGTTCTCGagaaaatgtttattaaaagatataaaattccgagcccatacttctataagtagtgagctcttgtcattcatttgcttcacacATTTCCTTCTTCCAACCTTCAAAAactctctagctccaaatctcttgttcttaacatgtcttcttcccatggtgACAAGCGAAGTTCCGATGTGTAGATGGGCGAGGCTACATCTCCGGCGCCGATTCCGACTTCTCTGGTCGAAGCGCCGGCTTTCGTTGCCGAtcatctctcctttcgagagaaattagttcgtcgccaagccgagaaagaacagGTTCGAGCTGGTGCCGAGTTACCGTCCTTTTCTGCACTGACCGTTGCTCCGTGTCATGGGAATGAGGGCGTAACTCCGCGAGATACGGGAACTCTCGCAGGCTCGGTCGTTCCGGATTCTTCGGCCTTACCTGctggatcgtccacgactccgattctcgtcgaatataaggagagggctgctgactctatgccaCCTCCTCCGTCCAGGATGGATATCGTTCTTGCGCTGCAcgctcctagtgttgttccggttACTCAAcctaagggccggaagaggaagtttaccaagggcggtgacggggaatcttcgcagcaaggaggctcgagcatagcgtcggggcttcgcggaaaggtttgtcgctcacttactttcttgattgttatatatttttctaaaagacaaaGAATCCCTAACTTTCTTCTCGTTTCGCAGTTCATGTCATTGATCGACGagatgatcagcgagtgcggttctgagaccagtcgtcttgccggggagttgttggaacttcagggtagatggtccgaaacccaggccatgctgacggctgtcaaggattctcactccgtgaaagtgtTGAAACTTGAGGTCGCGATAGGGGAGATCaagagggacctcgggaagacggcgagtttgttgctcaaggagaagaaggccaggaaggccaaatcttcggaggtCTGTCGTCTTCAGCGTCAGATTGAGAATGATGCAGGATTAGTGAGCCGCGGGATCCATGAGGCCAAGGACGCTCTTAGTTCTGAGTTccaagctcgcttggcgaagatctccGCCTTTCTGGTCTCTCTCGAGTGCATTCGGAACAGGGATTTAGCTTTGGCGACGATCGAGGGCGGGATGGTCGTGGTTCAGTTGTTCCGAAGTGAGACCCCTCCGaccttagaggccgaagaggcccgactgtccgggtgcaagggagatttggcagtcgtggattgagatttcgatctcatcctaGCTGATCTGAAATCGGCGTGCCTCCTTCCGATGTGTTCAGAAGGCCCTGAGGGGAAGGATCCGGTACTCGGGGGTGACGCGGCTCCAGGTTTAGATGAAGTgacgggtgaagagggagcgtgagctctgaggatgactttggttagatctcttgcgggagagatttttttttttatgttttgatgtttcggccttaaatggctttatttcgtgtttcgggactggccgtgtgtggctttgaatccccgcCGCTCTGCGGCTTTTATGACATGATGGTCGAGTTGCGTTTTTCATAAGCTTACGTACGGTGTGGAAgaagggtgatgagttgtcgtctcatatcctttttcgatgtgaaatgttttgttcgagATTTGTTTTGGGAGTTTTTCCGAGAGGCATCGacttcgcgggatatctgaagatgtcgaacataaacatagaggcatggttttgggatctcgtatcttttggatatcatgccttgagatgttagagaccagtgcgctgggtttagggcaagacctaggtttactttcggtttaagattttgtgcggtgactagccggctatcgttatATCTTTCGCGATTtgaacctgattcgtaccgatttaaagtccgcgataggttctcgcgtttccccgcgtttcgttcagcggtgttttggaagactttgcgaatgactagatctccctgattaaatctgcgattccgtacgttggaattgtagTACTTCGCGGCTGCctgttggtaattttggatccgtatgagcgctcgatcccggCGCTCGTCAATGAGTTCGAGGTCGTCGAGGAGCATtgcgttgttgagctcctctcgttcgggaagCAATCTTCTCCGAACACCGGGGAACTCTACTTCTGCaagaatcatgcattccgttccgTACACCAGAGCGAAAGGGGTTTCTTCTGTTGCTCGTctcggggtggtacggtgggaccagaggactccctcgagttcgtcggcccacatgccttttttggcctctaagcgtttcttcagtccgtcgagaatggttttattaatcgtttcagcttGTCCGTTACACTGCGGAAATCTGGGCGTCGATTTGTTAagccgtatcttccatttttcgcagaacgcctcgaaccgggtggagataaattgagatccgttatcggttacgatttcgtaaggaacacCATGCctgcagatgatgtttttccatacgaaactttcgacttggacatcttttatacttgcgtacgaatctgcctctacccgttttgaaaagaaatcggtgaggactaaaaggaaacgcttttgctttgaattatgaaggggaccgacgatttccatggcccagcgcataaaaggatagggcgatgtgatggaggagaggACTTCagctggttgtcggatggttggagcatgcctctggcatttttcgcattttcgtgcgaacttctcgcaatctccgatcatcgttggccagtagtatccatggcgtttgattttcactgctagtgatcttccgccggaatgattGCCACAGGACCCCgaatgtacttcttccatcacttttttcgcttcttccccttccaggcacgtcatgagtggtccggagaatctccatttgtaaattttgctgtctactgttacgtagcgcgcggcctgtgttcggactttgcgggctgcccatttctcggtgggtAGGCGtccgtcgataatgtagtcttGAATCTTCTGCAGCCACggggtatcgcagccgtaatcGGATTGCTCCGATTGCGGTTGTAttgcaacttcttcttcttcgtcgtcttaACCTTCTATGAGGTTCACGACGATTGGCGGTCCAATGCTCGGGTGTTCGATGAACACGACCGGAATTCcccttttgagtcctggatcagaacttgatgctaagccCGCGAGAGCATCTGCCAGGACGTTTTCGGAACGGGGAATTCGCGTGagggcaaaacagtcaaacttTTGAGCTAGTTTTCGGACCAGTTTAAGGAACACATCCATCCGTTCGtccctggcttcatactctccgctgtactgacttgccactaactgggaatcgcagtaagcgtggatgtttcgtatcttcaagccgtgagccaaacgcagtCCTGCGACgggtgcttcgtattcggcttcgttttttgaggcgtggaattccagcctaaacgattgctctaagatctcgttcgttggagatgtgagacgaattccgatgcctgatccctgcttggacgtggatccgtcgacgtgaaggagccaagtggaatttggttcctcgttggttatggtcTCTATCGGTAATTCAACCAAGAAGTCCGCAAGCACTTGTGACTTTGCGCTTGTTCTtggtcggtactcgatatcgtatTCGCTAAGTTCTACCGCCCATTTGGCTAATCAGCCCgattgactcgggctatgcagaatcgttcgtaagggaaaagtcgtgaggacgacgatcgtgtggaattggaaatatggtcttagttttcgggccgatgttacgaccgcgcatgctaatttttccatcagcgggtatctagattcggcatccagcaaggttctgctgatatagaaaataggtttttgttcgccgcgttcttccctgattagcacgccgctcacagctgttgctgatacagcgatgtacaagaacaaaggttccccctccactggttttgcgaggactggggGGAAGCCAAataccgcttcagctgttggaaagcgttttcgcattcttctgaccattcgaattttttatttccccgtaagacatcgtagaagggcaggcacttgtctGTCGATCGCGAAATAAAACAGTTAAGTGTCGCGACTCTACCGGTCAACCtctggacttcccgcttattcttcggcgaagccatcttgatcagtgcgttgatctgttttggattagccTCGATGCCACggaatgtgactaggtagccgaggaattcccctgatgcaacagcgaatctacattttgtcgggttgagcttcatgttatgcgAATTTAACTGGGCGAAATattcctcgagatgtgatacgtggtcctttgcttggagggatttgacgagcatgtcgtcgatataaacctccatcgttttaccgagttgttgagagaacatacggttcacgagt encodes:
- the LOC125582244 gene encoding uncharacterized protein LOC125582244; translation: MDVFLKLVRKLAQKFDCFALTRIPRSENVLADALAGLASSSDPGLKRGIPVVFIEHPSIGPPIVVNLIEEVEFPGVRRRLLPEREELNNAMLLDDLELIDERRDRALIRIQNYQQAAANESPTEDEDSPTLPPKKRYQNFSMSGSNGNMEVLRLEMSSTDIAVGQRYESKDDLERRLKLLTVRHQFDFDVETLTPTSYVVKCWVDGCLRRVRASTQGESPTFNVCIYDSKHTCSCTERSNRSRQATPDILGELYKNFLGDVGPAVRPMSARVAITKQSGIKMDYWKSHRTLKFAREIDEGTLECGFESLPSYLYMIGRANPSIVTRLQIDELGRFMYVFLAFGASVNGFPFMRKVIVVDGTFINSKYKWTLLTELAQDGNFQIFSIAFAVVDTENDDSWYWFFTQLKLLIPDDEGLAIISDMHNSIGKAIRNVYPLVARGICPHHLYKNILGRYKGKDAFRLVKKAARCFRMSDFTAIFEEIEAINPALHGYLQRADVRLWTRVHFPGERYNLMTTNIAESMNRALSNARGLNIVRILESIRVMMTRWFAERREDARSQPTTLTRGVEKLLHGRVTAARDVTVQRIDDHHTEVKYGSSSESLNVVNLVEQKCTCRRFEREKLPCVHAIAAAEYNNVCCISMCSPYYNSAYLVSAYAESVMPADSTQPVPEIVANQPCLPPSILQQPGRPKKNRMKSALEVALQNKRPRKEHTCSRCR